A region of Hoplias malabaricus isolate fHopMal1 chromosome 12, fHopMal1.hap1, whole genome shotgun sequence DNA encodes the following proteins:
- the p2ry8 gene encoding P2Y purinoceptor 8 — MAQKPLNYTKSGLDNATLIMFQTKWPTDLISAIYIVVILINLCGNGLSLWLLMFRTSPKTPSIIFMINLTITDLALGLVLPFQLIYLMQGYNWTLGSELCNIVTVVFYANMYCSVLTMTAISVDRYMGIVKVMRFREWRHKTKYAICSCVIMWAIVLAVLSPLEKTDLTFYVADLNITTCFDVLKKEMLPTISQWAAFLFTMFFVLFLCPFIITVYCYIRIICTLMKTSRNLQKGRAVRLAFIVLFVFVVCFAPNNLLFLTHSITKLYFKKSLYVYYKLSLSLSCINSCLDPFIYYFASKEFRRKMRQMLRLRSLSTLDNEMTDGHRESVFSARTDNVNEED; from the coding sequence ATGGCTCAGAAACCTTTGAATTACACCAAGAGTGGGTTGGACAACGCCACTCTGATCATGTTTCAAACCAAGTGGCCTACTGATCTTATCTCTGCTATCTATATCGTTGTGATCCTGATCAACCTCTGTGGAAATGGCCTATCTCTTTGGCTACTAATGTTTCGCACCTCACCGAAAACCCCTTCCATTATCTTCATGATCAACCTCACCATCACTGATCTTGCCCTGGGATTAGTACTTCCCTTTCAGCTCATCTACCTAATGCAAGGCTACAACTGGACACTGGGCTCAGAACTGTGCAATATAGTCACTGTGGTCTTCTATGCTAACATGTATTGTTCAGTTTTGACAATGACAGCTATAAGCGTTGACCGCTACATGGGCATCGTGAAGGTGATGCGCTTCAGGGAGTGGAGACACAAGACCAAGTATGCAATTTGTAGCTGCGTCATTATGTGGGCCATAGTTTTAGCGGTTCTCAGCCCACTGGAAAAAACAGATCTAACGTTTTATGTGGCAGATCTCAATATCACCACCTGCTTTGATGTATTGAAGAAGGAAATGCTCCCAACAATTTCACAATGGGCTGCCTTTCTATTCacaatgttttttgtgttgttcctaTGCCCCTTCATCATAACAGTCTATTGCTACATCCGGATCATCTGCACTCTAATGAAAACCTCCAGGAATCTTCAGAAAGGCCGTGCTGTACGTCTGGCGTTCatcgttttgtttgtttttgttgtttgttttgcacCCAACAACTTATTGTTCCTGACACATTCAATCACCAAGCTTTACTTTAAAAAATCTCTCTATGTTTACTACAAGCTCTCGCTGTCACTTAGCTGCATCAACAGCTGCCTGGATCCATTCATTTACTATTTTGCCTCGAAAGAGTTCCGTCGAAAGATGAGACAGATGTTGAGACTGAGAAGCCTTAGCACACTGGATAATGAAATGACTGATGGCCACAGAGAGAGCGTCTTCTCAGCTCGTACAGACAATGTTAATGAAGAAGACTGA